The Microtus ochrogaster isolate Prairie Vole_2 unplaced genomic scaffold, MicOch1.0 UNK16, whole genome shotgun sequence genome segment ctcacagagatctgcttgcctctacttcctgagtgctgggaataaattcgtgcaccccaccccactctcctGTGTTTGCTAAGCTCCTCCATTCTTGTGGAGTTTAATGTCTCTTTTGGACTCCTTCCTTGCTGTCACCTGCTGTGTTGTGTCCTAGGGAAAAGGGAGTGCCTGTGTGTCTCAGGTTGTAGCAGGGTAAACACTGTTGTTACTTACCCGTGTAGCTTGTCACTTCTAGAGGAGACTCTTACTTTTGAGAACCCAGTCTGCTGTGCCAGATAAGGTACTGAGGAAGACAACAGTGGAAAAGATATGTCTATCCTTATTGAGATTATAGTAGAGGAGGTGGCCTTGGATGAATTCTGCATTTTTCCATTTCCTGTGAGATTaagtctctttttgtttgtttatttgctgtatgtgtgtgggtaaaCATGTGCAGTGTGTGCGGGTCAGAGAATAACATGGAGGAATCGGGTctcaccttccaccatgtaggtcctctAGGTTTGGCAGCGGGTTCCTTTACCTGTCGAGCCATCTTACCAGTTCTGGAAACAGGTTTCTTGATTGCAACCCTGGAGCACTACCACTGTATCATCATTGTTTATGTGACTGTCCCAGATTATACTGGCAGTTGTGTGGCAACGTCGTGATGGGTTTTATGCTATCTGCACTCTAGTATACATAGAAAAGAAGCTCAATGAGTAAGGTCAGAGTGACACCACGTACTTACACAGTGCTCACTATATGCCAGACACGACCCTGGGGGTTTTCCATTTGCTGATGGACCTAAATTTTCATCACACGGTTATAAGGGACACAGTCTCACCCACGTGTTAGAGGTGAAGAAGCTGAGACGCAGCAAGTGTCACACAGCTACTGAGATTGAGTCAGTATCGTCTTCCGGTCTTCCTGACTCCAGCATGTTTGCTTATGTGCTCTGCTGCCTTGGAGTATGGGCAGAACGACGCTGGTGGGGTCGCTTGTCTTCATCTCCTTGGGTCTCTCCTTACTACCAGTGTGTAAGCTGCTGAGCATGGAGCTTCAGGAAGAGCTGAGTCGCACGGGTCGATCTCGAGAAGTGCTGGAGCTGGGGCAGGTGCTAGACACAGGCAAGAGGAAGAGACACGTGCCCTACAGCCTTTCGTGAGTCTCTGTGCTTACCCACTTTCTAACCAACCTCGGAGGAGCTGCCGGGCTCCTGACAGGTCACCGAGACTTATTTCCTTGTTCCCACAGCGAGACAAGATTGGAAGAGGCTTTGGAGAATTTGTGTGAGCGGCTCCTGGACTACAGTGTTCACGCTGAGCGCAAGGGCTCCTTGAGATATGCCAAGGTCAGGCGTTTCCTAGGAACGGCCCTGCTGCTTTTCGGTTCTTTCCCCCAAGGCTTTGCATGTGCccttgtgtgttcatgtatgcgCGCACGGGCATGTAGAGAGGTCCCAGAACAGCTTTGGGCATGTTTTCCCCCGGAGCCATCCACCTTGTCTTGTTTTTCCGCAATTATTTCCTGTGTGAAATGTGTCCCAACACACTACTCAGGtcaggacagcttgtgggagttgggtctctccaccatgtgggtcctgtggATAGAATTCAGGTCACTGGGTTTGGTGGGGAACACCTTTACCCACGAAGACATCTTGCCATACCcaacttgtttgttgttttttttccccgagacagggcttctctgcgtaacagccttggctgtcctggaacttgctctgtagaccaggctggccttgaactcacagggatccagctacctctgcctctaagagtgctgggattaaaggcttgtgtcaccacacccagttcctaccttgggttttgagacagggtctcactggcttACTGACTTTCTaaacaggctaggctggctagttAGAGAACCCCAAGAATCGACCTGTTTGTTGTTCTCCAGTGGTGCAACTAAGCTTGTGCtgccatgccttttttttttttttttttaaatatggattctggggattgaactcaggtcctcaggcattttaccaactgagctcttTTCGCCAGCCCAGGACCTGTTTCTCAGACACAGAGACCTGTATCATCGAAGATCTTCGAGGAATGATTGGCAATCAGACTCCCTCACAGAATACACTATGGAGACTCCAGCAGTTGATAGGGCTGATGTGGTGAAAATGGAGAAGGTGGGTGGGACTGATACCAAAGTTTCCATCCCGCAGGGTCAGAGTCAGACCATGGCGACACTGAAAGGCCTGGTACAGAAGGGCGTGAAAGTGGATCTGGGGATCCCTCTGGAGCTGTGGGACGAGCCCAGTGTGGAGGTCACATTCCTCAAGAAGCAGGTAGGATGGGATGTTACTCTGTCCAGAGGTGAGAAGAGCTACATCCTGGAACTCAGTGCAGGGGATGTCTGCCTTTGAGCAGGGAGGAGACAAAGAGTGAAGGCAGTGCCATTTATCGAGAAGTTAtattgcagggctggagagatggctcagNNNNNNNNNNNNNNNNNNNNNNNNNNNNNNNNNNNNNNNNNNNNNNNNNNNNNNNNNNNNNNNNNNNNNNNNNNNNNNNNNNNNNNNNNNNNNNNNNNNNagaggttaagagcattgcctgctcttccaaaggtcctgagttcaattcccagcaaccacatggtggctcacaaccatctgaaatgcgatctgatgccctcttctggcctgcaggtagacacacagacagaatattgtacacataataaataaaaaaaatattttaaaaaaagttatattgCAAGGCTGATAATATCTCTCACTGCTTACTGGGCGCCTAATATATTCTGGGTTCTGGGCCACACACTGCTGCCTTGTGTTACTCCCGTGTCCCAGGTGTGATTACCAGTTCCTACTTTACAGGCTGGAATTGGAGACATACtgagtttctgagacaggattgcacgtagtccaggctggtctgaaaaCTCGCTATGTAGTTGAGAATGAGCTTAAATATATgacccttctgccttcacc includes the following:
- the Cnpy4 gene encoding protein canopy homolog 4 isoform X2; its protein translation is MELQEELSRTGRSREVLELGQVLDTGKRKRHVPYSLSETRLEEALENLCERLLDYSVHAERKGSLRYAKGQSQTMATLKGLVQKGVKVDLGIPLELWDEPSVEVTFLKKQCETMLEEFEDVVGDWYFHHQEQPLQHFLCEGHVLPASETACLQETWTGKEKISDGQEEEEEEEEEEITKASGNSKHDPEDL